The proteins below are encoded in one region of Belonocnema kinseyi isolate 2016_QV_RU_SX_M_011 chromosome 5, B_treatae_v1, whole genome shotgun sequence:
- the LOC117173700 gene encoding uncharacterized protein LOC117173700, producing MPLQNQPGVEGTNSAVNKAEKYQRHLSGAYGNKRGLHRSSSKDGSEEKRQNDKTYTVETMPSQNRFEFEDTPSAENKAEKYELHLSGAYGNEAHRSSNKNGSEKSAKWTQELMWAQCLFKISLELKTQSVLRINVLKYLKSAKKIDNNLF from the exons ATGCCTCTTCAAAATCAGCCTGGAGTGGAAGGCACAAACAGTGCTGTGAATAAAG CTGAAAAGTATCAACGACATCTTTCTGGTGCATATGGAAATAAAAGAGGACTTCACAGAAGCAGTAGCAAGGATGGATCTGAAGAAAAGCGCCAAAATGATAAGACATATACTGTGGAGACAATGCCTTCtcaaaatcgttttgaatttgaagatacacCCAGCGCTGAGAATAAAG CTGAAAAATATGAACTACATCTTTCTGGAGCATATGGAAATGAAGCTCACAGAAGCAGTAACAAGAATGGATCTGAAAAAAGCGCAAAATGGACACAAGAACTGATGTGGGCACAATGcctcttcaaaataagtttagagTTAAAGACACAATCAGTGCTGAGAATAAATGTACTCAAATACTTAAAAAGCGCAAAAAAGATTGATAACAATCTTTTTTAG